The proteins below are encoded in one region of Planctopirus limnophila DSM 3776:
- a CDS encoding YhgN family NAAT transporter: MNLLSATILLFLIMDPMGNVPLFLSVLKHVPPERRLPIVIRELCLALVVLLLMLFFGRYLLIALDLRQESISMAGGIVLFLIGIKMIFPPRDGIFGSSISGEPFIVPLAIPSVAGPSMLAALLLLVNREPDRMGTWLIALLIAWATSAAILCASTWLYRFLGENILTALERLMGMILVAISVQMFMDGVRTSITPPVEHSASTSIRMDADRP; this comes from the coding sequence ATGAACCTGCTTTCAGCAACCATTCTCCTGTTTCTCATCATGGATCCCATGGGGAATGTTCCTTTATTTCTCTCGGTCCTCAAGCATGTTCCTCCCGAGCGCCGCCTGCCCATTGTGATTCGGGAACTCTGCCTGGCACTCGTTGTACTCCTTTTGATGCTCTTCTTTGGCCGCTATCTCCTGATCGCACTCGACTTGCGACAGGAGTCGATCAGCATGGCCGGAGGCATTGTGCTGTTCCTCATCGGGATCAAAATGATCTTCCCGCCACGCGACGGCATTTTTGGTTCTTCGATTTCTGGCGAACCATTCATTGTTCCCTTGGCCATCCCGAGCGTGGCCGGGCCGTCGATGCTGGCTGCCTTGCTGCTTCTGGTCAATCGCGAACCCGACCGCATGGGGACGTGGCTGATCGCACTGCTGATCGCCTGGGCCACATCCGCAGCGATTCTCTGTGCTTCGACCTGGCTCTACCGCTTCCTCGGTGAAAACATACTGACAGCTCTCGAACGACTCATGGGGATGATTCTTGTCGCGATCTCCGTCCAGATGTTCATGGATGGCGTGCGAACTTCCATCACACCACCTGTCGAACATTCCGCTTCCACCTCCATCCGCATGGATGCCGACCGCCCGTGA
- a CDS encoding ABC transporter ATP-binding protein, whose translation MEIIQRSSSIPMSAITPDSTSSAGHETPLIDVAKVGATRANAATGPLIDVRDLSLRFSTGSEILAAVNLEVKQGEFVALLGPSGCGKSTLLRVMAGLIHSTGGEVTIDGLEPASARKNRHPLAFVFQDPTLLPWRTVRDNIRLPLELQGVPYAEQMKAVEASLPLIGLTTADATKRPRSLSGGMRMRVSLARALVTNPHILFMDEPFAALDDVLRQQLNEEVLALSRQKQWTCVFVTHNVAEAAFMADRVLVMRSKPGAIARVIEVPFAHPRTAALRESAEFAQFAGQVNRELREVMSW comes from the coding sequence ATGGAGATCATTCAAAGAAGTTCCAGCATCCCCATGTCGGCAATCACGCCAGATTCCACGTCATCGGCCGGCCATGAGACGCCGCTGATCGATGTGGCGAAAGTTGGTGCGACAAGAGCTAATGCCGCTACTGGCCCACTTATTGATGTGAGGGATTTGAGCCTCCGGTTCTCCACAGGGAGTGAGATTCTTGCGGCTGTGAATCTGGAGGTGAAGCAGGGAGAGTTTGTGGCCCTTCTGGGCCCTTCAGGCTGTGGGAAGTCGACGCTCTTGCGTGTCATGGCGGGGCTGATCCACAGCACGGGTGGAGAAGTGACGATCGATGGCCTGGAGCCTGCCAGCGCCCGCAAAAACAGGCATCCCCTTGCCTTTGTGTTCCAAGATCCGACGTTGCTGCCCTGGCGGACAGTGCGGGATAACATCCGGTTGCCGCTGGAACTGCAAGGGGTGCCTTACGCCGAGCAGATGAAGGCCGTCGAGGCGAGTCTGCCGCTGATCGGGCTGACGACAGCCGATGCAACCAAGCGGCCGCGAAGTTTATCGGGTGGAATGCGTATGCGGGTTTCGCTGGCCCGGGCACTGGTGACGAACCCGCACATTCTGTTTATGGATGAGCCTTTTGCCGCCCTGGATGATGTGCTGCGGCAGCAACTGAATGAAGAAGTGCTGGCCTTGAGCCGGCAGAAGCAGTGGACCTGTGTGTTTGTGACACATAATGTGGCCGAAGCGGCCTTTATGGCCGATCGCGTGCTGGTGATGCGCTCAAAGCCGGGCGCGATTGCCCGGGTGATCGAAGTGCCATTTGCTCATCCACGAACTGCCGCATTGCGGGAATCGGCCGAGTTCGCCCAGTTCGCCGGTCAGGTGAATCGGGAACTGCGGGAGGTCATGTCATGGTGA
- a CDS encoding ABC transporter permease translates to MVTGPATGVSTAASQWGSYFLRTIVPPLVLFVIVLMAWDGAVRFWGIKPYILPGPWRVLSAIVSSQEELTKAFLLTGGSAVVGFSLSVLVGTLVGCLFSQSTIIRSSGYPYAIFLQTVPIIAVAPLIILWFGRGFGGVVAVAFVISLFPMIANATAGMVQIDPDLFDLFKLNDASRWQILFKLRLPNSVPSLCTGARTSSGLAVVGAIVGEFYAGYGSKHFGLGYIIRLTTDQAKTDALFAAVMVSTLLGILIFGVVSLISLTVLARWAPPEVGERA, encoded by the coding sequence ATGGTGACTGGACCGGCAACCGGAGTTTCCACAGCAGCTTCGCAGTGGGGATCGTACTTCCTGCGGACGATTGTTCCTCCGTTGGTCCTGTTTGTGATCGTACTGATGGCGTGGGATGGGGCTGTCCGTTTTTGGGGGATCAAGCCCTACATTCTGCCGGGGCCCTGGCGCGTACTGAGTGCGATCGTTTCGAGCCAGGAAGAGTTGACGAAAGCTTTCCTGCTGACCGGTGGGTCGGCTGTGGTGGGGTTTTCGCTGAGTGTGCTGGTGGGGACGCTGGTGGGCTGCCTCTTCTCGCAGTCGACGATTATTCGGAGCAGTGGCTACCCTTATGCGATCTTTTTGCAGACAGTTCCGATTATTGCTGTCGCTCCACTGATCATTTTGTGGTTTGGACGAGGATTTGGGGGTGTGGTGGCGGTGGCGTTTGTCATCAGCCTGTTCCCGATGATCGCCAATGCGACGGCGGGAATGGTGCAGATTGATCCTGATCTGTTTGATCTTTTCAAACTGAATGATGCCTCAAGATGGCAGATTTTGTTTAAGCTGCGGTTGCCGAACAGTGTGCCCTCGTTATGTACCGGGGCACGGACATCGAGTGGGCTGGCTGTGGTGGGAGCGATTGTCGGCGAATTTTACGCGGGGTATGGCTCGAAACATTTTGGTTTGGGGTACATTATCCGGCTGACGACTGATCAGGCGAAGACCGACGCCTTATTTGCGGCGGTCATGGTCTCGACGTTGTTAGGGATATTGATCTTTGGCGTGGTGAGTTTGATCAGTCTGACGGTTCTGGCTCGCTGGGCACCTCCTGAAGTGGGCGAAAGGGCCTGA
- a CDS encoding ABC transporter substrate-binding protein: MMSSRLVLGWMLCCALLLAGCPMNPANQAGEGAVKTADGKTLTPVEITLNWFPEAEHGGFYAALVNGYFEEEGLAVTIKPGGPDIPVVQYVAAGQTQFGVDNADKLLLVRAQEADAVAVLAPLQDSPRCIMVQAESGIKTFDELAAKPKFTLAMNPGQPFAMYLQKKLDLSKVTVVPYGGSLVPFLTEKDFGTQAYNFSEPFNARKQNANPVNLMVSDLGFNPYTSLLITSRELIEKNPELVQKVVRASLKGWRKYLDDPHGTNTYINSLNKEMGMDILDFGVETLKPLCEPARLPAGQLGKMDPAEWTKLSQQLVEMGALEASQSAPEKAYTTQFFEAATKPEK; this comes from the coding sequence ATGATGTCTTCGCGGCTGGTGCTGGGGTGGATGCTGTGTTGTGCTTTATTGCTCGCGGGTTGCCCGATGAATCCTGCGAATCAGGCAGGAGAAGGAGCTGTCAAAACAGCTGACGGCAAGACCTTGACACCCGTAGAAATTACTTTGAACTGGTTTCCTGAAGCCGAGCATGGCGGTTTCTATGCGGCTCTCGTGAATGGCTATTTTGAAGAGGAAGGGCTGGCGGTCACGATCAAGCCGGGCGGGCCAGATATTCCTGTGGTGCAGTATGTGGCTGCGGGCCAGACGCAGTTTGGTGTGGATAATGCCGATAAACTGCTGCTGGTGAGAGCTCAGGAGGCGGATGCAGTCGCGGTGCTGGCTCCGCTGCAGGATAGCCCTCGCTGCATCATGGTGCAGGCGGAATCCGGGATTAAGACGTTCGATGAACTGGCTGCCAAGCCGAAGTTCACGCTGGCGATGAATCCTGGTCAGCCGTTTGCGATGTATCTGCAGAAGAAGCTGGATCTTTCAAAGGTGACCGTTGTGCCTTATGGAGGCAGTCTGGTGCCATTTTTGACGGAGAAGGATTTTGGCACACAGGCGTACAACTTCAGTGAGCCTTTCAATGCCAGAAAACAGAATGCCAATCCGGTCAATCTGATGGTGTCGGATCTCGGCTTTAATCCTTATACCAGCCTGCTGATTACCAGCCGCGAGTTGATTGAGAAGAATCCGGAGCTGGTGCAGAAGGTGGTGCGGGCTTCACTCAAGGGATGGCGCAAATATCTGGATGATCCGCATGGGACGAATACTTACATCAATTCGCTGAATAAAGAGATGGGGATGGATATTCTCGACTTTGGTGTAGAGACTTTGAAGCCACTGTGTGAGCCGGCCCGTCTGCCAGCCGGCCAGTTGGGGAAGATGGATCCCGCCGAGTGGACAAAGCTATCCCAGCAACTGGTCGAGATGGGAGCACTGGAAGCAAGTCAGTCAGCTCCTGAGAAGGCGTATACGACGCAGTTTTTTGAAGCGGCGACCAAGCCTGAGAAATAG
- a CDS encoding tetratricopeptide repeat protein has product MFLHTSTRLFQLRFVSQLRIALITGLVLSSVGLSALPLDADDADVRYFAGLRERRLFSTAEEVLLRRLEQKRQGVESESRTTIELAQTFVAHAQWVLNPERDELLERARRLLDDQIRKQPTPAMQLLLNAELAFIVATKAELTDADARAASRDDSSSSQTREQLHTAAGALREARERLQPLFKSRQPNPEQTGDRNAAPSLAELRQIDSLLTIRQAQMYLAASSLADPKRSERIDDLLEAESLARQLSTQNTSEVLQWEGRLILAKAVLLRGETTRAMAMFTALKPAPSPFHEQQRTSGLMELALLQKNYDQALELFRQLKASNNNPSGPIWQLQIEALVGARDLAASQGQTMLADELQAEIQLSLTRIREQLGTVWWDRADRWLHQADIIKELGPELAQATQQARSAYLDGRKAEALAQYQQAFETSISQKRLNAAAELGFIAGSIAVELQDYSLAATLLEQVAGMEKSNKYTSQAAILWAWALGQIARTEPTPAHQAAAQTALLQNAKQFSGQPAGDEALKSLALLAIEQQNWTAAKNWLRQIAPTSPLSTTARLALLDLFEKHQLDLAPKDPAQAAQVWNEVQQLVKDRPVQQPLPEGEIELLVRAAWLAVRQSPPAIANAEEFLHLADEELTRLNHEPTTQKFQALQTQARILLIASGPDVLAAEKLLTPANLPSSTIAAAVLDSLLQLMATPDLTRQRQLQVLIQKAAERLESFSKDWTPEESGRAGLLLTRAWKVCSDSKRSSQWALLTIPQVADRPAERRELLQAIGTTLDPAQLAQVVKGLQAAEARLDKGSAAFLALRIDTVQLLVAANDRTVARKLLTATQLIYRQQIKQAPAEIQESLQKLVRELATDK; this is encoded by the coding sequence ATGTTTCTTCACACTTCAACGCGACTTTTTCAGCTTCGATTCGTATCACAATTGCGAATCGCTTTGATCACTGGCCTTGTTCTATCTTCCGTAGGGCTCAGTGCTCTGCCACTTGATGCCGACGATGCCGACGTTCGCTATTTCGCAGGATTGAGAGAGCGTCGCCTCTTCTCCACGGCTGAAGAAGTCTTACTCAGACGCCTGGAGCAGAAGCGCCAGGGAGTTGAATCCGAAAGCCGCACGACCATCGAGTTGGCTCAGACATTCGTGGCACACGCCCAATGGGTCTTGAATCCCGAACGTGATGAACTGCTCGAGCGTGCCCGCCGCCTGCTGGATGATCAGATCCGCAAACAGCCCACACCCGCCATGCAATTGTTGCTCAATGCCGAGCTGGCCTTCATCGTCGCGACCAAAGCTGAGTTAACTGATGCCGATGCACGGGCCGCTTCCCGAGATGACAGCAGTTCCTCCCAGACCCGCGAGCAATTGCATACTGCGGCCGGCGCCTTACGAGAAGCTCGCGAACGTCTGCAACCACTCTTCAAATCACGACAACCGAACCCTGAACAGACCGGTGATCGAAATGCCGCACCCTCACTGGCCGAGCTCCGACAAATCGACAGCCTGTTGACGATTCGCCAGGCGCAGATGTATCTGGCAGCCTCTTCTCTGGCTGACCCGAAACGATCCGAACGGATCGATGACTTGCTCGAAGCCGAGAGTCTGGCGCGTCAACTTTCGACGCAAAACACCTCGGAAGTTCTCCAGTGGGAAGGGCGACTGATTCTCGCCAAAGCGGTGTTGCTTCGCGGCGAAACCACACGGGCCATGGCTATGTTCACTGCTTTAAAGCCCGCCCCCTCTCCCTTTCACGAGCAGCAGCGTACCTCGGGTCTGATGGAGTTGGCCTTACTTCAAAAGAATTACGACCAGGCGTTGGAACTCTTCCGTCAACTCAAAGCTTCCAACAACAATCCTTCTGGCCCCATCTGGCAACTCCAGATCGAAGCGCTGGTTGGTGCCCGCGATCTCGCTGCATCACAAGGCCAGACCATGCTGGCTGATGAACTTCAAGCCGAGATCCAACTTTCCTTGACGCGTATCCGCGAGCAGTTGGGAACCGTCTGGTGGGATCGTGCCGACCGCTGGTTGCATCAGGCCGATATCATCAAGGAACTCGGGCCCGAACTCGCTCAGGCCACACAACAGGCCCGGTCAGCCTATCTCGACGGACGAAAAGCCGAAGCACTCGCCCAATATCAACAGGCTTTTGAAACCTCGATCTCTCAAAAGCGGCTCAATGCAGCCGCTGAACTTGGCTTTATTGCTGGCTCGATCGCTGTCGAACTCCAGGACTACTCTCTGGCAGCGACCCTGCTCGAACAAGTTGCCGGCATGGAAAAGTCGAACAAGTACACCAGTCAGGCAGCCATCTTATGGGCCTGGGCATTAGGACAAATTGCCCGCACAGAACCCACACCCGCACATCAAGCTGCCGCTCAGACAGCACTCCTCCAGAATGCCAAACAGTTCTCTGGTCAGCCCGCCGGCGACGAAGCCCTCAAATCCTTAGCGTTACTCGCCATCGAACAACAGAACTGGACAGCAGCGAAAAACTGGCTCAGGCAGATCGCTCCCACCAGTCCTCTTTCGACCACAGCCAGACTCGCGCTTCTCGATCTCTTCGAGAAACACCAATTGGATCTGGCTCCAAAAGATCCAGCCCAGGCCGCACAAGTCTGGAACGAGGTGCAGCAACTCGTCAAAGATCGTCCCGTTCAACAACCCCTTCCTGAGGGCGAAATTGAACTCCTTGTCAGAGCTGCCTGGCTCGCTGTCCGGCAATCACCACCCGCCATTGCCAATGCCGAAGAGTTTCTGCATCTTGCCGATGAAGAACTCACCCGGCTCAATCACGAACCTACCACTCAAAAGTTTCAGGCCCTACAAACACAGGCCCGCATTCTCCTCATCGCCAGTGGCCCGGATGTCCTTGCTGCAGAAAAACTGCTCACTCCGGCAAACCTTCCGTCATCAACAATCGCAGCCGCAGTTCTCGATAGTCTTCTTCAACTCATGGCGACACCCGATCTCACCCGCCAGCGACAATTGCAGGTGCTCATCCAAAAGGCAGCCGAACGACTCGAATCCTTCTCCAAAGACTGGACTCCTGAGGAATCTGGACGAGCCGGTCTGCTGTTAACCCGTGCCTGGAAGGTCTGCAGCGATTCCAAACGATCGAGCCAGTGGGCTCTGTTAACGATTCCACAGGTGGCAGATCGTCCAGCCGAACGACGAGAACTGCTGCAAGCCATCGGCACCACGCTCGATCCAGCCCAGTTAGCTCAAGTCGTCAAGGGATTGCAGGCCGCCGAAGCCAGGCTCGATAAAGGTTCTGCCGCATTTCTCGCACTTCGTATCGATACTGTGCAATTGCTTGTCGCCGCCAATGATCGCACCGTGGCACGAAAACTCCTGACGGCCACACAGCTCATCTACAGACAACAGATCAAGCAGGCCCCCGCAGAGATCCAGGAGAGCCTGCAAAAACTCGTCCGGGAACTCGCCACCGATAAGTGA
- a CDS encoding 3-keto-disaccharide hydrolase encodes MAAWVLIATLLPTPGCQPMAPLPSGKATNVEATTTADAVSTSTLSNPSSTAPDVGLTDQSAPASEMKPSPTTPANDQSPSLGASATSPAPAASSTTPAEPTTPPAVPDLVGDDATAQPEPSPEEALLNETTCDEKPAPPANAKAPPLTALFDGKTLKNWKSTEFGGEGEVSVADGKLMLGVGSPLTGVTWHGPKLPTSNYEIQIEAMRVDGSDFFCGLTFPVKEDPCSLIIGGWGGGLVGLSSIDGMDASENQTGTHRSFENNKWYAIKLRVTDDNIVVWIDGEQVIEQPLKDVKLSIRIEVAPSKPLGVCSFTSTAAIRKLELKELEKAKPATAP; translated from the coding sequence ATGGCAGCCTGGGTACTCATTGCCACTTTGTTGCCGACGCCAGGCTGTCAGCCCATGGCCCCTTTGCCCTCAGGGAAAGCGACCAACGTGGAAGCAACGACGACAGCGGATGCCGTCTCCACTTCGACACTATCCAACCCGTCCTCCACAGCTCCTGATGTCGGATTAACAGACCAATCCGCACCAGCCAGTGAGATGAAACCTTCACCCACAACTCCAGCGAACGACCAGTCGCCATCGCTGGGAGCATCCGCAACTTCTCCCGCTCCCGCAGCTTCTTCGACGACTCCCGCAGAACCGACCACGCCTCCCGCTGTGCCTGATCTCGTCGGTGACGATGCCACTGCCCAACCCGAACCATCTCCCGAAGAGGCTCTGCTCAACGAAACCACCTGCGATGAAAAACCCGCCCCGCCAGCCAACGCAAAAGCTCCTCCATTAACCGCTCTCTTCGATGGAAAAACTCTCAAAAACTGGAAGTCCACAGAGTTCGGCGGCGAAGGAGAAGTCTCCGTCGCTGATGGAAAACTGATGCTGGGTGTCGGTTCACCACTCACTGGCGTTACCTGGCATGGCCCCAAACTCCCCACCTCCAACTACGAAATTCAGATCGAAGCCATGCGAGTCGATGGCAGCGACTTCTTCTGCGGCCTCACGTTCCCCGTCAAAGAAGATCCCTGCAGCCTCATTATTGGAGGTTGGGGCGGCGGCCTCGTCGGCCTCTCCAGCATCGACGGCATGGATGCTTCCGAGAACCAGACCGGCACTCACCGCTCGTTCGAAAACAATAAATGGTACGCGATCAAACTGCGCGTCACCGATGACAACATCGTCGTCTGGATCGATGGCGAACAGGTCATTGAACAGCCTCTCAAAGATGTCAAACTCTCCATTCGCATCGAAGTCGCCCCCTCCAAACCTCTCGGCGTCTGCTCGTTTACATCCACAGCCGCCATTCGCAAACTCGAACTCAAAGAGCTCGAAAAAGCCAAACCCGCCACCGCTCCCTAA
- a CDS encoding sensor domain-containing diguanylate cyclase: MIPVERIWNSAQLPTLPAVAVRLLEIVRDPESEIRDVVETIKLDPAISAKLVKAANASYFGVRSEVKAMDRAVSILGTTVATSLALSFSLTDESLQTGPKAEHYRNFWVHSVVQAATAELIGQKLEPAQRGEYFLTGLLLELGRLAMLKTIPNEYIPVLEEAKLPGTTLSQLEEARLGFTHVQIAQQMMTLWKLPEGIIHAAAFHHAPLEKVLELGTDPNARLLNAMAFSAAAADYFCTANKGLALHSLREISSHCLEMTEDDLVVFLSNIEERCRQAAELFNVSLSHLQNSADLMIQANEQLVQLALREHVASTQASIRQHVAEQEKRELETRNRELQQQALHDPLTGVHNRKFFDEVLLREVHRCVRAAQPLAVIFIDVDHFKNVNDTFGHQFGDQVLKRVAQIFSETVRVADTLARFGGEEFVVLVSQPSEKGVERLAERIRENVEKEAFRFGSTPVKITVSVGAAIAIPRRGETGIGDRLIAVADECLYEAKRNGRNRTILRHVMDERDRQLQQLITQTRFSRWLVQQRLLDVPSISRVLLDCQTPHVQCGELAVRMGYLDIAELHSILKHQEVTGDRFCAVAVRLGLMTATETVFVLATQQEDPRTVMGALVRTGLLSPDVASGALEDYTRMIAPPAKHRVMAFA; encoded by the coding sequence ATGATTCCCGTTGAACGTATCTGGAATTCTGCTCAACTCCCCACTCTCCCGGCTGTCGCTGTCCGATTGCTCGAAATCGTGCGTGATCCAGAGTCAGAAATTCGAGATGTCGTCGAAACCATCAAACTCGATCCCGCCATCAGTGCCAAACTGGTTAAAGCCGCCAATGCCAGCTATTTCGGTGTGCGTAGCGAAGTCAAAGCCATGGATCGCGCTGTTTCCATCCTGGGAACAACCGTCGCCACCTCTTTAGCACTCAGCTTCTCTCTCACAGATGAATCTCTCCAGACTGGCCCCAAAGCCGAACATTATCGCAACTTCTGGGTTCACTCCGTCGTTCAGGCTGCCACTGCCGAACTGATTGGCCAGAAACTTGAACCCGCACAACGCGGAGAATACTTCCTCACCGGCCTGCTGCTCGAACTGGGCCGGCTCGCCATGCTCAAAACTATTCCCAACGAGTACATTCCTGTTCTGGAAGAAGCCAAACTTCCCGGAACGACTCTATCGCAACTCGAAGAAGCTCGTCTGGGGTTCACACACGTCCAGATCGCTCAGCAGATGATGACACTCTGGAAGCTGCCCGAAGGCATTATCCATGCAGCTGCCTTTCATCATGCTCCCCTCGAAAAAGTCCTCGAACTGGGCACCGATCCCAACGCCCGGCTGCTGAACGCCATGGCGTTCAGTGCCGCCGCCGCCGATTATTTCTGCACGGCCAATAAAGGTCTCGCACTCCACAGCCTCCGCGAAATCTCCAGCCATTGCCTGGAGATGACAGAAGACGACCTGGTTGTCTTCCTCAGTAACATTGAAGAACGCTGCCGACAGGCCGCCGAACTCTTCAACGTCAGTCTCTCTCATCTGCAAAACTCTGCCGACCTGATGATTCAGGCCAACGAACAACTCGTACAACTCGCTTTGCGTGAACATGTCGCCAGCACCCAGGCCTCCATCCGGCAGCATGTCGCCGAGCAGGAGAAGCGCGAACTCGAAACGCGTAATCGCGAATTGCAGCAGCAGGCGCTGCATGATCCGCTCACCGGCGTCCATAACCGCAAATTCTTCGATGAAGTTCTCCTTCGAGAAGTTCATCGCTGTGTGCGGGCTGCCCAGCCGCTGGCTGTCATCTTTATCGATGTCGATCATTTCAAGAACGTGAACGATACTTTTGGTCACCAGTTTGGTGATCAGGTTCTCAAGCGTGTGGCCCAGATCTTCTCCGAAACCGTTCGCGTCGCCGATACACTCGCTCGCTTTGGTGGCGAAGAATTTGTTGTCCTGGTCAGCCAGCCTTCCGAAAAAGGTGTCGAACGACTGGCCGAGCGTATTCGCGAGAACGTCGAAAAAGAGGCGTTCCGCTTCGGCTCCACACCTGTCAAAATCACAGTCAGTGTGGGTGCTGCCATTGCCATTCCTCGTCGAGGCGAAACCGGTATTGGTGACCGCCTGATTGCCGTTGCCGATGAATGTCTCTACGAAGCCAAACGCAATGGACGCAATCGCACGATTCTTCGTCACGTCATGGATGAACGCGACCGCCAGCTCCAGCAACTCATTACTCAGACACGTTTCAGCCGCTGGCTCGTCCAGCAGAGATTGCTCGATGTCCCGTCGATCTCTCGTGTCCTGCTCGATTGCCAGACTCCACATGTCCAGTGCGGCGAACTTGCCGTGCGGATGGGCTATCTTGACATTGCCGAACTGCACAGCATTCTCAAACATCAGGAAGTTACGGGCGATCGGTTCTGTGCCGTCGCTGTGAGACTCGGCTTGATGACCGCGACAGAAACCGTCTTCGTACTGGCGACGCAGCAGGAAGATCCACGAACGGTCATGGGTGCTCTGGTTCGCACGGGCCTCTTATCACCCGACGTCGCTTCTGGTGCTCTGGAAGACTACACACGTATGATCGCCCCACCTGCTAAACACCGGGTGATGGCCTTCGCGTGA
- a CDS encoding response regulator yields MKVLLVDDSGTMRTIQKRCLNKLNVNDIVEAEDGVQALAAFEAHTFDIVLSDWNMPNMDGLTLLKEIRQRNTTIPIIMITTEAERARVVLAIQAGVSDYLVKPFTPDGLRDKLERWVGCHV; encoded by the coding sequence ATGAAAGTTTTGCTCGTTGACGACTCAGGCACCATGCGGACCATCCAGAAGCGCTGCCTCAATAAGCTCAATGTAAACGACATTGTCGAAGCCGAAGACGGTGTGCAGGCCCTGGCCGCCTTCGAGGCGCACACCTTCGACATCGTGCTCAGCGACTGGAACATGCCCAATATGGATGGTCTCACTCTTCTGAAAGAGATCCGCCAGCGAAACACGACGATCCCGATCATCATGATCACCACCGAAGCCGAACGCGCTCGTGTGGTGCTCGCCATTCAAGCCGGTGTTTCCGATTACCTCGTCAAGCCGTTCACTCCGGATGGCCTGCGCGACAAACTCGAACGCTGGGTTGGTTGCCACGTCTAA
- a CDS encoding chemotaxis protein CheX, which produces MSAVVTASATSRMTAEYVNPVIAATRTVFSTMLNATATRTGLSLRSDPSEVSQPSSGVSAVIGLSGQAAGTLVLNLTSSTAIEILHRLVGAEVTQVNAEVCDAVGEVTNMIAGHAKAQLAKYSLLISIPNVVSGDDHTVHFPSNVIPMVLSFDSDLGPFTIEVGFSNLPVK; this is translated from the coding sequence ATGTCTGCAGTCGTCACTGCTTCCGCCACATCCCGTATGACTGCCGAATACGTCAATCCTGTGATTGCCGCCACGCGCACCGTTTTCTCGACGATGCTCAATGCGACAGCCACACGCACCGGTCTCTCACTCCGGTCAGACCCGTCAGAAGTCAGCCAACCTTCCAGTGGTGTCAGTGCTGTCATTGGCCTGTCTGGTCAGGCAGCAGGAACTCTGGTGCTCAATCTCACCAGTTCCACAGCCATCGAAATTCTACACCGTCTCGTCGGAGCAGAAGTCACTCAAGTCAACGCCGAAGTCTGCGATGCCGTCGGTGAAGTCACTAACATGATCGCCGGCCACGCCAAAGCCCAACTCGCCAAGTATTCGTTACTGATCAGCATTCCGAATGTTGTCTCAGGCGATGACCATACTGTTCATTTTCCGTCCAACGTCATCCCGATGGTTCTCTCATTCGATTCCGATCTGGGGCCATTCACCATCGAAGTTGGTTTCTCAAATCTTCCCGTAAAGTAA